Proteins from a single region of Scylla paramamosain isolate STU-SP2022 chromosome 13, ASM3559412v1, whole genome shotgun sequence:
- the LOC135106256 gene encoding uncharacterized protein LOC135106256 isoform X3 has product MAVAKCLYSTVSRGVFTRSPRDLSALPLVAAAWRALCLMVVVVLLPVPLAALLPRDELTSHSVSEAVKDVVVRAAGHAGPAGLTVIMMTDAAAPGFLLDVETQLPRQGGVWSTSWTSVLLRLPEAGDALNTTEPHLSSVLLQARQVRHHSRGVMVVVVSASDAFLALFAKWALERRLLVWATRLLVVTTLPLSHLLLAARTHWSFSMMNTMLMNVEHTPSFLRCGVYTHLPYTERGPRVLRVATWTSARRLTPTHTLPLFPQKYSNFYGRDVNVTALPFPPYWDERESPRGRYHGTDYLMITAIAQALNFTVRVLPSANWGDVTARVEERVSFVATVIYAVFPQRLEHYDYSYMFEYAFHAFCMARPALRPRWQSLYYPLHHYVWASTLALLLLMPLPFLLVVRAKANTGQQGATTPTTGQLVLDVIGSLLGQDLGGKFSPGVSGRMLAGAWLLFAFILGTAYRGNLTASLTAPKSPPRVETLEQLVASQAVVTMPPYGAQFRDFFKQSESSDFKTLGERVKIVSTTGDGLQQAIIIKVACMRSGAETC; this is encoded by the exons ATGGCGGTGGCCAAGTGCCTTTACTCCACAGTGTCAAGGGGTGTCTTCACACGCAGTCCAAGGGACCTGAGCGCTTTGCcgctggtggcggcggcgtggcGCGCCCTgtgtttgatggtggtggtggtgttgctgcccGTGCCTTTGGCTGCCCTGCTTCCCAGAG ATGAGTTGACGTCGCACAGCGTGAGCGAGGCTGTGAAGGACGTGGTGGTGAGGGCCGCGGGGCACGCAGGTCCCGCTGGCCTAACCGTCATCATGATGACAGACGCCGCCGCGCCGGGGTTCCTCCTGGATGTCGAAACACAGCTCCCTCGCCAG GGCGGGGTGTGGTCCACAAGCTGGACCAGTGTGCTACTGCGGCTCCCGGAGGCTGGCGACGCCCTCAACACTACGGAGCCACACTTGTCATCGGTGCTGTTGCAAGCACGGCAG GTGAGGCACCATTCACGCGgcgtgatggttgtggtggtcagCGCCAGCGACGCCTTCCTGGCACTGTTCGCCAAGTGGGCCCTGGAACGGCGCCTGCTGGTGTGGGCGACGCGGCTCCTCGTGGTGACCACCCTGCCCCTCTCACACCTGCTGCTGGCGGCACGCACACACTGGTCCTTCTCCATGATGAACACCATGCTGATGAACGTGGAGCATACACCATCCTTTCtcag GTGCGGAGTGTACACCCACCTGCCATACACGGAGCGTGGTCCTCGTGTGTTGCGCGTGGCCACGTGGACCAGTGCCCGCCGCCTCACGCCCACCCACACCCTACCGCTATTCCCTCAAAAATACTCCAA TTTCTACGGCAGAGATGTGAACGTGACGGCGCTGCCCTTCCCGCCTTATTGGGACGAGCGGGAGTCACCCAGAGGTCGCTACCACGGCACCGACTACCTCATGATCACAGCCATCGCCCAGGCACTCAACTTTACTGTCCGGGTCCTTCCCTCCGCCAACTGGGGCGAC GTGACGGCTCGTGTGGAGGAGCGCGTGTCCTTCGTGGCTACGGTGATCTACGCAGTGTTCCCGCAGCGCCTGGAGCACTACGACTACAGCTACATGTTCGAATACGCCTTCCACGCCTTCTGCATGGCCCGCCCGGCACTCAGGCCGCGCTGGCAGAGCCTCTACTACCCACTGCACCACTACGTCTGGGCCTCCACGCTggccctcctgctcctcatgcCTCTGCCCTTCCTCCTG GTGGTGAGAGCAAAGGCAAACACAGGCCAGCAGGGGGCCACGACCCCGACCACCGGGCAGTTGGTCCTGGACGTGATTGGTTCGCTCCTCGGGCAAGACTTGGGTGGCAAGTTCAGCCCTGGAGTGTCGGGACGCATGCTGGCAGGCGCCTGGCTGCTCTTCGCCTTCATCTTGGGCACCGCCTACCGCGGCAACCTCACCGCCTCCCTCACTGCGCCTAAGTCCCCGCCGCGTGTGGAGACCCTCGAGCAGCTTGTCGCGTCCCAGgccgt AGTGACCATGCCGCCTTACGGAGCTCAGTTCAGGGACTTCTTCAAGCAATCGGAATCGTCGGACTTTAAGACGCTGGGGGAGCGAGTCAAGATCGTGTCCACCACGGGGGACGGCCTGCAGCAGGCCATCATCATTAA